In Salvia splendens isolate huo1 unplaced genomic scaffold, SspV2 ctg900, whole genome shotgun sequence, the following are encoded in one genomic region:
- the LOC121791757 gene encoding nuclear-pore anchor-like, translating to MAQDVEAQQDKPSNACCAKLQKKHSKLLERCAKLEQIKNKFRDCTLAMQQRCDVVERDRKSLRRDNESLREASEKLKVQVNLWNSEKDIEAGRRADLEVQLLKQNSGSASRRGDEQLRERIAQAEEEIKLLKELLDRERGKVASEKKRTELEKKKAVEALKKLESVERKKAEEYKLLWEKLQKENDDMKPMLSLEKSRSRDAEKQKTIIGRQRVELTVAKPEEQIFVPDTSLENDRADDLNRKLEQARKRVEQLEGELLKHKCSEESKDRLLLEMLKKETDDLKSLLALEKSKSEAAHKKLEAEKQKTIRERKRADSAVAQKRITEKCLEKDQADDLNRKLEQARNRVEQLEDELLKHKCCEKSEDRLLLEKSKKETDDLKSMLALEKSKPEDAHKKLEAEKQKTIGQSKRAKLAVEKSKEQINLAETNLKKAMYEKARADDLSRKLEEATNRADKSSPSRNAVTATDIRTEMLKNDTHFHKWVEKMLLEKEHDIVREKKRADSAKKKAKKQIKVAEEYKKMSMEQKDRADQLSGQLETYKLRLEGLQKEMQEFVSSRIYAGTSPMINNDVIYETDTVELLKKQLKLEKLLAKHAKEATKIEALRNTMLRQELCHLKKESVQFQQHMNILLDKSFLHGPEGIDQLKKIGSETTKREVLGSDGSRRRVMSGIHSRMDPPYRGSSQKMLQSSAIYSSSASFSDWPLVGSQERDTFSIMTSANLGEDISNFKPKIPNKMQNDQNVAKADNRTSSPIKDSSSKRRLGLRQKKRNLGAVESIENLHAKGEKLHQHVSEKLARLHDTLNGQVDDSQEESLKGTTCTELFRPLKKRKSSSEGTVIVDHLQNSGESKGTVSSDINNSDSCVPASSPGSDAVISDLGDEDGTNNILEHNMSTSPDFDQIVTGDHMKLLDMDNAADEDWLRLKVDIQLLKWRRISLMLHPMALIHCCYKWSIILIPYQRILLPPAASDTHCQEIHVTSGMLGTGYLSGPGNEGTIETCEKASASCCGETLKCFIVFSDNKDNLSILRILQTISSFMPQCSFDHSVETFVQNFILTISKAKDLSTRKEWLWSPGLLELLVIIEDFLQQSNVFVYGGVSAESESHVTSKLDLILNGNPIMMLEMAASAHLLIAGGSLLASLCLAVDDIGYVCEISYNIIRTQKLDRPVMLAILHAFALICGSKYFKLQHYSVAMTVVKSVVLFLEAQTLSAGSTSSPLSDSRNPSSMLLCAHCPFSEGAVSVENAAVMLLENLQKQCHCGLWPQDSLALVSLLVPTLPIHEEGDEVVSGLGEAASSSLACDETLCNFLDIFSLVEVLASVMSWNWTSDNTIGPICQTLKLNLTEGFSATIITLLGQLGRLGVGAGGYDDPGVQKLRDYFSKFAQEITFKRLSIPVQIALITSLLCVSPIKFEEITEKTETPAAMSSPYSLVRAWFFSLSHDLQLSLRPHFAASQGN from the exons ATGGCACAGGACGTTGAGGCGCAGCAAGACAAGCCGTCCAATGCCTGCTGCGCCAAg TTGCAAAAGAAGCACTCAAAGCTCTTGGAGAGGTGCGCGAAGCTTGAACAGATCAAAAACAAGTTTCGCGACTGCACCTTAGCGATGCAGCAGAGATGCGATGTGGTCGAGAGAGATAGGAAGAGTCTGAGGAGAGATAATGAGAGTCTGAGGGAAG CATCAGAAAAACTCAAAGTGCAGGTTAATTTATGGAATAGTGAGAAAGATATAGAGGCTGGTCGGCGTGCTGATCTCGAGGTTCAGTTGCTGAAGCAAAACAGTGGTTCTGCTTCTCGCAGAGGAGATGAACAGCTTCGAGAACGCATTGCTCAAGCCGAGGAAGAAATTAAGCTATTGAAGGAGCTTCTGGACCGAGAGAGGGGGAAGGTAGCTTCCGAAAAGAAGCGCACTGAGTTGGAGAAGAAGAAAGCTGTTGAGGCGTTGAAGAAGTTAGAGagtgtagagagaaaaaaggctGAGGAATATAAACTTCTGTGGGAGAagttacaaaaagaaaatgatgatATGAAGCCAATGTTATCTTTGGAGAAATCTAGATCTAGAGATGCAGAGAAACAGAAAACCATTATAGGAAGGCAAAGGGTTGAATTGACAGTGGCTAAACCTGAAGAGCAAATTTTTGTTCCTGATACAAGTTTGGAGAATGATCGAGCTGATGATTTGAATCGGAAATTGGAACAAGCTAGGAAAAGGGTAGAACAATTAGAGGGTGAGTTACTTAAACATAAATGCTCTGAAGAATCTAAAGATAGGCTTCTGTTGGAGATGTTAAAAAAAGAAACTGATGATTTAAAGTCATTGTTGGCTTTGGAGAAATCTAAATCTGAAGCTGCTCACAAAAAGTTGGAAGCAGAGAAACAGAAAACCATCAGGGAAAGAAAGAGGGCTGACTCGGCAGTTGCTCAAAAAAGAATTACTGAAAAATGTTTGGAGAAGGATCAAGCAGATGATTTGAATCGGAAGTTGGAACAAGCTAGGAATAGGGTTGAACAATTGGAGGATGAGTTGCTTAAACATAAATGCTGTGAAAAATCTGAAGATAGGCTTTTGTTGGAGAAGTCTAAAAAGGAAACTGATGATTTAAAGTCAATGTTGGCTTTGGAGAAATCTAAACCGGAAGATGCTCACAAAAAGTTGGAAGCAGAGAAACAGAAAACCATTGGACAAAGTAAAAGGGCAAAGTTGGCGGTGGAAAAATCTAAAGAGCAAATTAATCTAGCTGAAACAAATTTGAAGAAGGCCATGTATGAGAAAGCTCGAGCAGATGATTTGAGTCGGAAGTTGGAAGAGGCGACGAATAGGGCTGATAAATCCAGTCCCAGCAGGAATGCAGTAACAGCCACTGATATACGCACCGAAATGCTAAAGAATGACACCCACTTCCATAAGTGGGTGGAAAAGATGCTTTTGGAGAAAGAACATGATATCGTTAGGGAGAAAAAGCGTGCAGATTCAGCAAAAAAGAAAGCAAAGAAACAGATAAAAGTTGCAGAAGAATACAAAAAGATGTCCATGGAACAAAAAGATAGGGCCGATCAACTATCTGGGCAGTTAGAGACGTACAAGCTCAGGTTAGAAGGGTTGCAGAAGGAAATGCAGGAGTTTGTTTCATCGAGAATTTATGCTGGCACTTCTCCCATGATAAACAATGATGTCATTTATGAAACTGATACAGTTGAACTTCTGAAGAAACAATTAAAGCTAGAAAAGCTGCTTGCAAAACATGCCAAGGAAGCAACGAAGATAGAAGCTTTACGTAACACGATGCTACGACAAGAATTATGTCACCTAAAGAAGGAGAGTGTTCAGTTCCAACAGCACATGAATATACTACTAGATAAGAGTTTCTTGCATGGCCCTGAAGGTATAGATCAGTTGAAAAAG ATTGGCAGTGAAACCACGAAAAGAGAAGTATTAGGCTCTGATGGGAGTCGCAGGCGAGTCATGTCTGGTATACATTCTAGGATGGATCCTCCTTATCGAGGTTCCAGCCAAAAAATGTTACAGAGTTCTGCCATATATTCCAGTTCAGCATCTTTTTCTGATTGGCCCTTGGTGGGATCACAGGAAAGAGACACATTCTCTATTATGACATCAGCTAACCTGGGGGAGGATATATCAAACTTCAAGCCAAAGATACCTAATAAGATGCAAAACGATCAAAATGTAGCTAAAGCTGATAACAGAACTAGTAGTCCAATTAAAGACAGTTCTAGTAAAAGAAGACTTGGCTTGCGTCAGAAGAAGAGGAATCTTGGTGCAGTAGAGTCTatagaaaatttgcatgctaagGGTGAGAAGTTGCATCAACATGTGTCTGAAAAATTAGCCAGACTGCATGATACTCTCAATGGCCAAGTGGATGATTCACAGGAAGAGAGCCTGAAAGGAACTACTTGCACAGAGCTTTTTAGACCTCTCAAGAAGAGAAAATCCTCTTCAGAGGGAACTGTAATTGTTGATCATTTGCAGAATTCTGGGGAGTCAAAAGGCACCGTCAGTTCTGATATCAATAACTCAGATTCCTGTGTGCCTGCTTCATCAccagggtctgatgcagtcATATCTGATTTGGGTGATGAGGATggaacaaataatattttagaaCACAACATGTCCACTTCTCCAGATTTTGACCAGATAGTCACTGGTGACCATATGAAGTTGCTGGACATGGACAATGCCGCTGATGAAGACTGGCTGAGGTTGAA AGTAGATATCCAGTTATTGAAATGGAGAAGAATCTCACTAATGTTGCACCCAATGGCTCTGATCCATTGCTGTTACAAATGGAGCATAATTCTGATACCTTATCAGAGAATACTACTCCCCCCGGCAGCAAGTGATACTCATTGCCAAGAAATCCATGTAACAAGTGGGATGTTGGGAACAGGCTATCTTTCTGGTCCTGGAAATGAGGGAACAATTGAAACATGTGAAAAGGCAAGTGCATCTTGTTGTGGTGAAACTCTGAAGTGTTTTATTGTATTCTCAGACAACAAAGACAACTTAAGCATTTTGCGGATCCTTCAGACAATTTCCAGTTTCATGCCACAATGTTCTTTTGATCATTCAGTGGAGACATTCGTTCAAAATTTTATACTCACCATTTCTAAAGCTAAAGACCTCTCAACTAG AAAAGAATGGCTATGGAGTCCTGGTTTGCTTGAACTGCTAGTTATCATTGAAGATTTCCTTCAACAGAGTAACGTTTTTGTCTATGGTGGTGTATCTGCTGAGTCAGAATCCCATGTTACTTCCAAATTGGACTTAATTTTAAATGGCAATCCCATAATGATGCTGGAAATGGCTGCTTCAGCTCATCTGTTGATTGCAGGGGGTAGTCTATTAGCATCATTATGCCTTGCTGTTGATGATATTGGTTATGTTTGTGAGATATCATACAACATTATTAGAACCCAGAAGCTTGACCGTCCAGTAATGTTGGCTATTCTTCATGCTTTTGCCCTCATATGTGGCTCCAAGTACTTTAAACTTCAGCATTACTCTGTAGCTATGACTGTAGTAAAATCTGTGGTTTTGTTTCTTGAGGCGCAAACTTTGTCAGCCGGTTCTACATCCTCTCCGCTGTCAGATTCTAGAAACCCATCTAGCATGTTGTTGTGCGCACACTGTCCATTCTCAGAAGGTGCAGTTTCTGTGGAAAATGCTGCAGTGATGCTGTTAGAGAACCTCCAAAAGCAGTGTCATTGTGGGTTATGGCCACAAGATTCACTTGCCTTAGTCAGTTTGCTGGTTCCCACACTTCCGATCCATGAGGAGGGAGACGAGGTAGTTTCAGGCTTGGGAGAGGCTGCCTCATCAAGTTTGGCATGTGATGAGACTTTATGCAACTTCCTTGATATTTTTTCTTTGGTTGAGGTTCTAGCTTCAGTCATG AGCTGGAATTGGACATCTGATAACACCATAGGGCCGATTTGTCAAACTTTGAAGTTAAATTTAACAGAAGGATTCTCTGCTACTATCATCACACTTCTCGGCCAACTTGGGAG GCTTGGAGTTGGTGCTGGCGGATACGATGATCCTGGTGTTCAGAAATTAAGAGACTACTTCTCAAAGTTTGCTCAGGAAATCACATTCAAGAGATTAAGTATTCCTGTTCAGATTGCCCTTATAACTTCTTTGCTTTGTGTCAGTCCAATCAAATTTGAAGAGATCACTGAAAAAACCGAAACTCCAGCAGCAATGAGTAGTCCCTATAGTTTGGTAAGGGCATGGTTTTTTTCCTTGAGTCACGATCTACAGTTGTCCTTGAGGCCTCATTTTGCTGCAAGCCAGGGCAACTAG